The Desulfovibrio aminophilus DNA segment TTCTCCGATCCCCTGGTCCTGGCCCTGACCCTGGACAAGGCCGCCTGCAAGCGCTTCGTCCGCGACCTGGGCCTGCCCACCCCGGACTTCGCCGTGGTCCGCGAACCCGCCGACCTCGCCGCCGTGGACCTGCCCTTCCCGCTCTTCGCCAAGCCCGCCACCGAGGGCACCGGCAAGGGCATCAGCGGCGCCTCCCGGGTCGAGACCCCCGAGGCCCTGCGCGAGATATGCCTCGACCTCCTGTCCCGCTTCCGCCAGCCCGTGCTGGTGGAGACCTACCTGCCCGGCCGCGAATTCACCGTGGGCCTGGCCGGGACCGGCTCCCGCGCCCGCTCCCTGGGCTGCATGGAGGTGGTCTTCCTGGACCGCGCCGAGGCCGGGGCCTACACCTACCTGAACAAAAAGGACTTCGAGAACCGCGTGGAGTACCGCCCGGCCCGCTGCGCCGACGCCCGCGCGGCCGAGGAGCTGGCCCTGGCCGCCTGGAAGGGCCTGGGCTGCCGCGACGCCGGACGCATCGACATCCGTCTGGACGCCGCCGGAAACCCCTCGTTCATCGAGGTCAACCCCCTGGCCGGGATCAATCCGGTCATCTCCGACCTGGTCATCCTCTGCGGCATGAACGCCGTGTCCTACCAGGACCTCATCGGCATGATCATGGACTCGGCCCGCGAACGCCTCGCCGGGAGCCCGGCTTGCTGATCGCCGTGCTGCGCGACCGGCTCGCCCCGGACGCGCCCGCCGACGAGGCCGACAACCTGGTCCAGGCCCGGGCCGTGACCCGCGCCCTGGAAGCCCTGGGCCACCGCGTCCAGGACCTGGACTGCGGCCTGGACCTCGGCCGCGTGGCCGCCGCCCTGGCCGCCGAGCGCCCGGACGCGGTCTTCAACCTCGTGGAGGCCCTGGACGGCCGCGACACCCTGGCCCCGGCTGTCCCGGCCCTGCTCGACTCCCTGGGCCTGCCGCACACCGGCTCCGGCGCGCTCCCCCTGGCCGCCGCCGCGGACAAGCTCCGCGCCAAGCGCCTCCTGCGCCGCCTCGGCCTGCCCACCCCGGACTGGTTCGAGCGCGCCGACCTCGCCGACCCGGCCGCCGCGCCCTCCGGCCCCTTCCTGCTCAAGCCCCGCCTGGAGCACGGCTCCGTGGGCATCGAGGAATCCGACCTGCTCCCGGCCCCGGACCGCATCGCCCTGGACCGCGCCCTGGCCGCCAAGGAAGACGCCCTGGGCCAGCCCTGCATCGCCGAGGCCTACCTCCCTGGCCGCGAGTTCAACGTCTCCGTGCTGGACGGGCCCCACGGCCCGGAAGTCCTGCCCCCGGCCGAAATGCTCTTCACCGGCTACGGCCCGGACAAGCCCAGGATTCTCGGCTGGCGCGCCAAATGGGACGAGGCGAGCTTCGAGCACGGCCACACCGAACGGACCTTCGACCTGCCGCCCGCCGACGCCCCCCTGGCCGAACGCCTGCGCGCCCTGGCCCTGGCCTGCTTCCAGGCCCTGGACATGGCCGGATACGCCCGCGTGGATTTCCGCCTGAACCGCCTCGGCGCGCCCCAGGCCATCGACCTGAACCCCAACCCCTGCATCGCCCCGGACGCCGGATTCCCGGCCGCCGCCGCCCGCGCCGGACTGTCCTACCAGGACACCGTCGCCCGCATCCTGGCCGCCGCCCTCCCCGCCCGGTCCCCGGAGTCCCCCGCATGACCCCCGCCTTCCGCGACGACGTCTTCCCCCAGGACGTGGAGGCCATCCGCGCCCTGGTCCGCTCCACCGGCTTCTTCACCGAGGAGGAATGCGTCATGGCCGGAGACCTGGCCGCCGAACGCCTGGAAAAGGGCCTCGACGCCTCCGGCTACCACTTCCTCTTCCTCGGCCCGGCCGGAGCCTTCCAGGCCTACGCCTGCTTCGGCCCCGTGTGCTGCGCCCAGGGCAGCTTCGACCTCTACTGGATCGCCGTGTCCCAGGACGCGCGCGGCCAGGGCCTCGGCTCCCGCGTCCTGGCCGAGGCCGAGGCCCGCATGAAGGCCCTCGGCT contains these protein-coding regions:
- a CDS encoding ATP-grasp domain-containing protein; this encodes MKIGLTYDLQDWYLARGYSLEDSAEFDRADTIEGIESALAALGHETERVGNAFELVEALAAGRRWDMVFNIAEGLYGPGREALVPALLDAYRIPYTFSDPLVLALTLDKAACKRFVRDLGLPTPDFAVVREPADLAAVDLPFPLFAKPATEGTGKGISGASRVETPEALREICLDLLSRFRQPVLVETYLPGREFTVGLAGTGSRARSLGCMEVVFLDRAEAGAYTYLNKKDFENRVEYRPARCADARAAEELALAAWKGLGCRDAGRIDIRLDAAGNPSFIEVNPLAGINPVISDLVILCGMNAVSYQDLIGMIMDSARERLAGSPAC
- a CDS encoding D-alanine--D-alanine ligase — protein: MLIAVLRDRLAPDAPADEADNLVQARAVTRALEALGHRVQDLDCGLDLGRVAAALAAERPDAVFNLVEALDGRDTLAPAVPALLDSLGLPHTGSGALPLAAAADKLRAKRLLRRLGLPTPDWFERADLADPAAAPSGPFLLKPRLEHGSVGIEESDLLPAPDRIALDRALAAKEDALGQPCIAEAYLPGREFNVSVLDGPHGPEVLPPAEMLFTGYGPDKPRILGWRAKWDEASFEHGHTERTFDLPPADAPLAERLRALALACFQALDMAGYARVDFRLNRLGAPQAIDLNPNPCIAPDAGFPAAAARAGLSYQDTVARILAAALPARSPESPA
- a CDS encoding GNAT family N-acetyltransferase, with product MTPAFRDDVFPQDVEAIRALVRSTGFFTEEECVMAGDLAAERLEKGLDASGYHFLFLGPAGAFQAYACFGPVCCAQGSFDLYWIAVSQDARGQGLGSRVLAEAEARMKALGCRKVWVETSTKPLYQPTRAFYVARAYRLEATLDDYYAPGDGKAVFSKTL